Proteins from one Limisphaerales bacterium genomic window:
- a CDS encoding 6-phosphofructokinase has translation MAELIGNLLVAQSGGPTAVINSSVAGVICEAGKHECIEEIYGGLNGVYGILREELVDIGEENTSDIQRLKHTPAAALGTCRYKINFKTDPEQAAADMKRLFEVIEAHHIRYFFYAGGNDSQDTTNKVHLEAQKRGYDLRAIGVPKTIDNDLPHTDHTPGYGSVIKYNATTVMEVGADVRSMATDDGSCCIIEVMGRAAGWIAAGTVLAKRKPEDPPHIILLPEIAFEEEKFLAQIKETVAEHGCCVVVVGEGLKDPEGNEIGADKTKLDSFGHPVVGGAADRLADIVEPALNLKTRTVKLGYAQRAAAHYASKTDVEEAFACGEAAVRAAVEGESGFMVKLVRQSNEPYMWGTALQPLEDIANQERVIPRDWIDEDGWLPNEKFITYARPLIQGELHLPTEQGLPDFARLKRVRVEQVLPPLHS, from the coding sequence ATGGCGGAACTTATTGGAAATCTATTGGTAGCGCAAAGCGGCGGACCCACGGCGGTGATCAACTCCAGCGTGGCGGGCGTCATTTGCGAGGCGGGCAAGCACGAGTGCATTGAGGAAATTTATGGCGGCCTCAATGGCGTGTACGGCATCCTGCGCGAAGAGCTTGTCGATATCGGCGAGGAAAATACCAGCGACATCCAGCGCCTCAAGCACACACCCGCCGCGGCGCTCGGCACGTGCCGTTACAAAATCAATTTCAAGACCGACCCCGAACAGGCGGCAGCCGATATGAAGCGCTTGTTCGAGGTGATCGAGGCGCACCACATCCGCTACTTTTTTTATGCCGGCGGTAATGACAGCCAGGACACCACCAACAAAGTGCATCTCGAAGCCCAAAAGCGCGGCTACGATTTACGCGCCATCGGCGTGCCCAAAACCATCGACAACGATCTGCCGCACACCGACCACACCCCCGGCTACGGCAGCGTCATCAAGTACAACGCCACCACCGTGATGGAGGTGGGCGCGGACGTCCGCAGTATGGCCACCGACGACGGCTCCTGCTGCATCATCGAAGTCATGGGCCGCGCCGCCGGTTGGATTGCCGCGGGCACAGTGCTTGCCAAACGCAAACCCGAAGATCCGCCGCACATTATTTTGTTACCGGAAATTGCCTTTGAAGAAGAAAAATTTCTTGCGCAGATAAAAGAAACCGTGGCCGAGCACGGCTGCTGTGTGGTCGTCGTCGGCGAAGGGCTCAAGGATCCCGAAGGGAACGAGATTGGTGCGGACAAAACCAAACTCGATTCCTTCGGCCATCCGGTGGTCGGCGGTGCCGCTGATCGCTTGGCGGATATCGTCGAACCCGCGCTCAATTTGAAAACCCGCACCGTGAAGCTCGGCTATGCCCAACGCGCCGCCGCGCATTACGCCAGCAAAACAGACGTAGAAGAAGCCTTTGCCTGTGGCGAAGCGGCCGTGCGCGCGGCGGTCGAAGGTGAGAGCGGGTTTATGGTGAAACTCGTCCGCCAAAGCAACGAACCTTATATGTGGGGCACCGCGCTCCAACCACTCGAAGACATCGCCAATCAGGAACGCGTCATCCCCCGCGACTGGATCGATGAAGATGGCTGGCTGCCCAACGAAAAATTTATCACCTACGCCCGCCCCCTCATTCAAGGCGAGCTCCACCTCCCCACCGAACAAGGCCTCCCCGACTTCGCCCGCCTAAAACGCGTCCGAGTGGAACAAGTGCTGCCGCCGCTCCATTCGTAA
- a CDS encoding protein kinase: protein MEIHIQRDEVPLGVFSYEEAKAGLRAGKLTAEDLAWMDGMETWSALESVCAQLDTQQAAAAAAGESPADTFGQGRYRYQNKLGQGAFGEVWLAYDQQLDRPVAVKLLHHRSVASTDGLSSLKGEVQKCLELTHPNIIRIYDLAEPPGEHAFISMEYVSGEDLSARLHQQPERRFSWPTIEPYLLCLCDALAYSHKQGMVHRDLKPGNVMVDTQGEVKLADFGISATTKVAGNESTVQVPRAGTPIYWSPQQSVGQVPAPTDDIYSLGIMLYQLLVGDPPFLGANEPEITQKHWTQIPVPPNEALKAKGAAQIPGYVNDLILKCLAKDPLGRPQTLAEVRAWLQVKGDPAMRRQKRMALAVAASVALMLVMGALAVWATMQKGRAEKAQAAEAEQRGLAEDREKEAETARAEAVRQQELLKRENYISTIALGQAQIESGAYQRAEDKLWATPNELRNWEWGRVMHAGNQALQTFAAHFVKTRLTERVVLDTAFSPDGSQVLTGGGDGAARLWDVRTGQRLLELEGHSNAVRAVAFAQAGRLMVTASTDGKVNLWRSDDGTPVNAFQSHAKQLTGMAITADGGRVATCGKDGSVQLWDAATGERLRRWSENGMQLNTVAFSKDSRQLAAAGFSKHSFVWDIESGEEVARLTDTGQQRNIRCIDFSPDGKRLITGNMYGMVNTWNLESGKVQHLFAGHTSMVHKVRFSKDGSLAISCSSDRSAIVWDTAEGRKLAVIRGQSGRLYATAISPDSRLVVTGNHEGVVQLWDAKLNRGLDGKWAASDPGVVTIKSIGNIAEAMALTSDSQRLVIAGHSTVPWVYDTATGHRLHAVNANCPPGKMVRLSPDGKLFMHFSKNNTIQIMELETGRRISTLDKVRGQLRAAGFSDDSSRLFVMTPDRSLGVWDVATGQLLRPMQGSKRLAASYAGAFSSDNRQLFVGSNAKIGILWNVETGEVIRTFKGHTLPVHTVAIAPDGQWVLTGSGDKTARLWDAATGRSLAVFRGHDDIVTSVAFSPDGRRVLTGGFDQVAKIWDPITGRELLTLRGHGAPVSRALFSNDGRIIATSDLTGHHKIWPALDWQLNKDEFDEIQKNNYESWTQLEARRAVTAPEQKYVGNFARYRSFARRGNVNAQHFIGRVYLEGTAGVESDLLEAFVWLTLAHANGHADAKARLNLVMQKLSANRLKEAKELLAQTVAANPLAAPAGAGAN, encoded by the coding sequence ATGGAAATACATATTCAACGTGATGAGGTGCCCCTGGGCGTGTTCAGCTATGAAGAGGCAAAGGCCGGTTTGCGGGCAGGCAAGTTGACGGCGGAAGATTTGGCGTGGATGGATGGGATGGAAACCTGGAGCGCACTGGAATCGGTCTGTGCGCAACTGGACACGCAACAGGCTGCCGCCGCTGCCGCGGGGGAATCGCCCGCGGATACTTTCGGGCAGGGGCGGTATCGTTACCAAAACAAGTTGGGGCAGGGCGCATTTGGCGAGGTTTGGCTGGCGTACGATCAGCAGCTGGATCGACCCGTGGCGGTGAAGCTGCTGCACCACCGCAGCGTGGCTTCTACCGACGGATTAAGTTCGCTCAAAGGCGAGGTGCAAAAATGTTTGGAGCTGACACACCCCAATATCATTCGCATTTACGATTTGGCCGAGCCGCCGGGTGAGCATGCGTTTATCTCGATGGAATATGTTTCCGGCGAGGATTTGTCCGCGCGCTTGCATCAACAGCCCGAACGGCGCTTCAGTTGGCCAACCATTGAGCCGTACCTCCTGTGCCTATGCGATGCACTGGCATATTCGCACAAACAAGGCATGGTGCACCGCGACCTCAAGCCCGGCAACGTCATGGTCGATACCCAGGGCGAAGTGAAGCTGGCCGATTTCGGCATCTCCGCCACCACCAAAGTGGCCGGCAATGAATCCACCGTGCAAGTGCCCCGCGCCGGCACCCCCATTTATTGGAGTCCGCAACAATCCGTCGGCCAGGTGCCTGCGCCCACTGATGACATCTATTCGCTGGGCATCATGCTGTACCAATTACTCGTGGGCGATCCGCCATTCCTCGGAGCCAACGAACCGGAGATCACGCAAAAACATTGGACCCAAATCCCCGTGCCCCCCAATGAGGCGCTCAAGGCAAAAGGCGCTGCGCAGATTCCCGGTTATGTAAATGATCTTATTTTAAAATGCCTCGCCAAGGATCCCTTGGGCCGGCCGCAGACTTTGGCTGAAGTCCGTGCCTGGTTGCAGGTCAAAGGGGATCCAGCCATGCGCCGACAAAAACGGATGGCGCTGGCCGTGGCCGCCTCCGTGGCGTTAATGCTGGTGATGGGGGCACTCGCCGTCTGGGCCACCATGCAAAAAGGGCGCGCAGAAAAAGCGCAAGCGGCCGAGGCAGAACAACGCGGGCTGGCTGAAGATCGGGAAAAAGAGGCCGAAACCGCGCGTGCGGAAGCCGTGCGCCAGCAGGAGTTGCTCAAACGCGAAAATTACATCAGCACCATTGCCCTTGGCCAGGCTCAGATTGAAAGCGGCGCGTATCAACGGGCCGAGGACAAGTTGTGGGCTACGCCGAATGAGTTGCGCAATTGGGAATGGGGTCGTGTCATGCACGCGGGCAATCAGGCCCTCCAAACATTTGCCGCGCATTTCGTGAAAACCCGGCTAACAGAAAGGGTCGTTTTGGACACCGCCTTTTCGCCCGATGGCAGCCAAGTGCTTACCGGCGGCGGCGATGGGGCGGCGCGATTGTGGGATGTGCGTACCGGCCAGCGCCTGTTGGAGTTGGAAGGGCACAGCAACGCCGTGCGCGCGGTGGCTTTCGCGCAGGCCGGCCGCCTCATGGTCACCGCCAGCACGGACGGCAAGGTGAATTTGTGGCGTTCAGATGACGGCACGCCGGTGAATGCATTTCAATCCCATGCGAAACAACTGACCGGCATGGCCATCACTGCCGACGGAGGTCGCGTGGCGACTTGTGGCAAGGATGGCAGCGTGCAGCTTTGGGATGCCGCCACGGGCGAACGCCTGCGTCGTTGGTCTGAGAATGGCATGCAACTAAACACCGTTGCCTTTTCAAAAGACAGCCGCCAATTGGCCGCCGCCGGATTTTCAAAGCACAGTTTTGTGTGGGATATCGAATCCGGCGAGGAAGTGGCACGCCTGACCGATACAGGGCAGCAACGCAACATTCGTTGCATCGATTTTTCGCCGGACGGCAAACGACTGATTACCGGCAATATGTATGGCATGGTCAACACTTGGAATTTGGAATCGGGTAAGGTGCAACACTTGTTTGCGGGGCACACATCAATGGTCCACAAGGTGCGATTCTCCAAGGATGGTTCGCTGGCGATATCCTGTTCTTCAGACCGCTCGGCCATCGTGTGGGACACAGCGGAAGGACGGAAACTGGCCGTCATCCGCGGCCAATCCGGCCGCCTATACGCTACCGCCATTTCGCCGGACAGCCGACTGGTAGTTACCGGAAATCACGAAGGCGTGGTACAATTGTGGGATGCAAAATTGAATCGCGGGCTTGACGGCAAATGGGCCGCAAGCGATCCCGGCGTGGTGACCATCAAATCGATCGGGAACATTGCTGAAGCCATGGCGCTCACTTCCGACAGCCAACGGTTGGTCATCGCCGGGCACAGCACCGTTCCTTGGGTATACGATACCGCCACGGGCCACCGGCTCCACGCTGTGAACGCCAATTGCCCTCCCGGCAAAATGGTGCGCCTTTCGCCGGATGGAAAATTGTTCATGCATTTCAGCAAAAATAATACCATTCAGATTATGGAATTAGAAACCGGCCGGCGCATTTCCACACTCGATAAAGTACGCGGCCAATTGCGTGCCGCCGGATTTTCAGACGACAGCAGCCGTTTATTTGTCATGACCCCGGATCGCAGTCTGGGCGTTTGGGATGTCGCCACCGGTCAACTCCTGCGACCCATGCAAGGCTCCAAACGATTGGCCGCCAGCTATGCCGGCGCGTTCTCTTCTGATAACCGGCAATTGTTCGTGGGTTCCAACGCCAAAATTGGCATTCTGTGGAACGTGGAAACCGGCGAGGTGATCCGCACGTTCAAAGGCCACACCCTGCCCGTGCATACCGTGGCCATTGCGCCGGATGGCCAATGGGTGCTCACCGGAAGCGGCGACAAAACCGCCCGGCTTTGGGATGCCGCCACAGGCCGCTCGTTGGCGGTATTTCGTGGGCATGATGATATCGTGACTTCCGTGGCCTTTTCGCCCGATGGCCGACGCGTGTTAACCGGGGGGTTCGATCAAGTGGCTAAAATTTGGGATCCGATCACCGGCCGGGAATTACTCACCCTGCGCGGCCACGGGGCGCCCGTAAGCCGTGCGTTGTTTTCAAATGATGGCCGGATCATCGCCACCAGCGATTTGACCGGTCACCACAAAATTTGGCCGGCACTGGACTGGCAGCTGAATAAGGATGAATTCGACGAAATACAGAAGAATAATTATGAATCCTGGACGCAGCTGGAAGCACGCCGCGCAGTCACGGCTCCGGAACAGAAATACGTCGGAAACTTTGCCCGCTACCGCAGTTTCGCCCGCCGCGGCAATGTCAACGCCCAGCATTTTATTGGCCGGGTGTACTTGGAAGGCACCGCCGGCGTGGAATCGGATCTGCTCGAGGCATTTGTTTGGCTTACCCTCGCCCACGCCAACGGCCACGCCGATGCCAAGGCCAGACTGAATTTGGTCATGCAGAAATTGTCCGCGAACCGGTTGAAAGAAGCAAAGGAATTGCTGGCACAAACAGTGGCCGCCAATCCACTCGCTGCCCCTGCCGGTGCGGGCGCGAATTAA